In Hyphomicrobiaceae bacterium, one DNA window encodes the following:
- a CDS encoding rhodanese-like domain-containing protein, with the protein MSEGLKLKHGIKQMVADANTQIENLSVDEAKALLGRDDVVFVDLRDPRELEREGMIPGAFHCPRGMLEFWVDPESPYHKPVFASGKRFVFYCMSGWRSALSTKTVQDMGLPKVGHITGGFSAWRKEGGEVGPGPKA; encoded by the coding sequence ATGTCTGAAGGGCTCAAGTTGAAGCACGGCATCAAGCAGATGGTGGCCGATGCTAACACGCAAATCGAAAATCTGAGCGTCGATGAGGCGAAGGCACTGCTAGGGCGCGACGACGTCGTGTTCGTCGATCTGCGCGATCCTCGTGAGTTGGAACGTGAAGGGATGATCCCCGGTGCGTTTCATTGCCCACGCGGAATGCTGGAGTTTTGGGTCGATCCTGAAAGCCCTTACCACAAGCCGGTGTTCGCCTCGGGAAAGCGTTTCGTCTTCTATTGCATGAGTGGCTGGCGCTCGGCCCTGTCGACCAAAACGGTGCAAGATATGGGCCTGCCAAAGGTTGGGCACATCACGGGTGGCTTCTCGGCTTGGCGCAAGGAAGGCGGCGAAGTCGGGCCCGGTCCAAAGGCTTAA
- a CDS encoding DUF2306 domain-containing protein translates to MPVSVVALLSGLGVVNLPYEMLLLAERVPVLFPLHMVASACALALLGPTILFRNRPHLHRVLGRTVGVFVVVGGLTAIPVAIVSSSGLMARAGFFVQGLVWLTLLIGGWMAIRNKRRAEHARLMLAMTAVTTGAVWFRLIIGTALYLKLPFEPTYALAAWVGWIVPLCLVLYVPRHTAQSLFSGRPRPVSPVA, encoded by the coding sequence ATGCCTGTCTCGGTCGTTGCCCTTCTGTCGGGCTTGGGTGTCGTCAATCTGCCGTATGAAATGCTTCTGCTGGCGGAACGTGTGCCGGTTCTCTTCCCACTGCATATGGTGGCCTCTGCCTGTGCTCTTGCCCTGCTCGGCCCCACCATTCTGTTTCGCAATAGGCCGCATCTTCATCGCGTGCTGGGGCGGACTGTTGGCGTCTTTGTGGTCGTTGGAGGGCTGACGGCCATTCCTGTGGCCATTGTCAGTTCTTCGGGCTTGATGGCGCGGGCTGGGTTCTTCGTACAAGGACTGGTTTGGTTAACTCTGCTCATCGGCGGTTGGATGGCGATCCGCAATAAGCGCCGCGCTGAGCATGCACGGCTGATGCTCGCGATGACGGCTGTGACGACGGGCGCGGTCTGGTTCCGCCTTATCATCGGCACGGCGCTTTATCTCAAACTGCCTTTCGAGCCGACCTACGCGCTCGCGGCGTGGGTGGGCTGGATCGTGCCACTTTGTCTGGTGCTTTATGTACCGCGGCACACTGCACAATCCCTGTTTTCGGGGCGTCCCCGGCCGGTCTCGCCTGTCGCGTGA
- the mazG gene encoding nucleoside triphosphate pyrophosphohydrolase — protein sequence MTKTIEPSRDIARLIEIMAALRTPVTGCPWDLAQNFETIAPYTLEEAYEVADAIERRDLDDLKDELGDLLLQVVYHARMGEEAGAFSFGDVVEGVTAKMIRRHPHVFGDETARSPGAVDGIWAKIKAEEKALKLEAGKAQTEHRSILADIPAALPGLTRAIKLQDKAARVGFDWPGLTPVFDKVREELAELEEVALPDASAPVANTARPAHPLEAIKEEFGDLLFVMANVARHLKIDPEAALRGANQKFVRRFNHIETRLADEGRAPAQSTLEEMDALWDEAKALEKGQGNPTER from the coding sequence ATGACCAAGACCATCGAGCCATCGCGCGATATCGCACGCCTTATCGAGATCATGGCGGCGTTGCGCACGCCGGTTACCGGATGCCCCTGGGACCTGGCGCAGAACTTCGAGACGATTGCGCCCTATACGCTCGAAGAAGCCTACGAGGTGGCGGACGCGATTGAGCGTCGCGATCTCGACGATCTCAAGGATGAGCTGGGTGACCTCCTTTTGCAGGTCGTCTATCACGCCCGCATGGGAGAAGAAGCTGGTGCGTTCTCATTTGGTGACGTCGTCGAGGGCGTGACCGCGAAGATGATACGGCGTCATCCTCATGTCTTCGGAGACGAAACGGCACGGTCGCCCGGCGCGGTTGACGGTATCTGGGCCAAGATCAAGGCTGAAGAAAAAGCGCTGAAGTTGGAAGCCGGGAAAGCTCAGACAGAACACCGCTCCATTCTGGCGGATATTCCGGCCGCCCTTCCTGGCCTGACACGCGCGATAAAGTTGCAGGACAAAGCCGCGCGCGTGGGTTTCGATTGGCCAGGTCTGACGCCTGTGTTCGACAAGGTGCGCGAGGAACTCGCCGAGCTGGAAGAAGTTGCGTTGCCGGATGCGAGCGCCCCTGTCGCGAATACTGCGCGGCCGGCGCATCCGTTGGAGGCCATCAAAGAAGAGTTCGGCGACCTGCTTTTTGTGATGGCGAACGTCGCGCGTCACCTCAAGATCGATCCTGAAGCGGCGTTACGTGGCGCAAATCAGAAATTCGTCCGTCGCTTCAACCACATCGAGACACGTCTGGCAGATGAGGGCCGCGCGCCCGCGCAATCCACTCTGGAAGAGATGGATGCGCTTTGGGACGAGGCGAAAGCCCTTGAGAAGGGCCAGGGTAATCCAACTGAGCGTTAG
- a CDS encoding PcfJ domain-containing protein, with the protein MTSRASAARAERAPVRARKLAQVSAMVGRFPSANRARLDRLIAMHSYFEDLLWSFPGLAHAITCGAYNEAACARACAIIRSGRVLQHAARELGVPFWLRRLPPEAFCGPIPPLPSDADFGLKVCNHLPRENRVAATWLQHVSLAYRVCDADFALWTARNFTAFQTSEQRAAVAVLALLSWHADMPHEGAGLYVPAGWTPRFGAIEACRLASRWLCELQMVLYTQARASRLALANDANEVCGITFVRLRTPQELEEEGSIMKHCVATYAPGMAKGSSFLWSLRDEIGSRMATLEVCIMPNGRPRSAQLRAVANADVPHRVWQAVQVWLGGWSEPHPVTTKAMDSPDARTWAHLWKPYWRAKGMGALLPLRPPAEGLDPLHDALLRLCG; encoded by the coding sequence ATGACGTCTCGCGCGTCTGCTGCGCGGGCCGAACGCGCGCCTGTGCGTGCGCGTAAGCTCGCCCAGGTGAGTGCGATGGTTGGTCGGTTTCCGTCCGCCAATCGTGCGCGCCTGGATCGCCTCATTGCGATGCATTCGTATTTTGAGGATTTGCTCTGGTCCTTTCCGGGACTGGCACATGCCATCACGTGCGGCGCCTACAATGAGGCGGCGTGCGCGCGTGCGTGTGCAATCATCCGTTCAGGGCGCGTACTGCAACATGCCGCCCGCGAGCTTGGTGTGCCATTCTGGTTGCGCCGGCTGCCGCCTGAGGCATTTTGTGGACCAATTCCACCATTGCCGTCCGACGCAGACTTCGGGCTTAAGGTCTGCAATCACCTGCCGCGCGAAAACCGCGTCGCGGCCACTTGGTTGCAGCATGTCTCGCTGGCCTATCGCGTATGCGACGCGGACTTCGCACTTTGGACAGCGCGCAACTTCACGGCTTTCCAAACCAGCGAGCAGCGTGCTGCCGTCGCCGTTCTGGCCTTGCTCTCTTGGCACGCAGACATGCCGCATGAAGGGGCTGGCCTTTATGTGCCAGCGGGATGGACGCCTCGGTTCGGCGCCATCGAGGCGTGCAGGTTGGCAAGCCGCTGGCTTTGTGAACTTCAAATGGTGCTTTACACGCAAGCGCGCGCGAGCAGGCTTGCGTTGGCCAACGATGCAAACGAAGTCTGCGGAATTACCTTCGTGCGTCTGCGCACGCCACAGGAACTGGAGGAGGAGGGCTCGATCATGAAGCATTGTGTTGCGACGTACGCACCCGGGATGGCGAAGGGGAGCTCGTTCTTGTGGAGCTTACGCGACGAAATCGGATCGCGCATGGCAACGCTGGAAGTTTGCATCATGCCTAACGGCCGTCCACGCTCTGCACAATTGCGCGCCGTGGCAAACGCGGACGTTCCTCATCGCGTTTGGCAGGCGGTACAAGTCTGGCTCGGCGGCTGGAGCGAGCCACATCCTGTGACGACAAAGGCAATGGACTCACCTGACGCACGGACATGGGCACATTTGTGGAAGCCCTATTGGCGTGCGAAAGGCATGGGTGCTCTATTGCCTCTTCGCCCTCCTGCTGAGGGTCTCGATCCACTGCACGACGCATTGTTGCGTCTGTGTGGCTAA
- a CDS encoding FAD-dependent oxidoreductase, whose product MERMECVIGGGGPAGLVLGVLLARAGVRVAVLEKHADFLRDFRGDTIHPSTMTVMDELGWLDEFLKLPHQAVPAVFAQFGAQRIKLADFSALPVKTPYIAMMPQWDFLNFLANKGQTYPNFRLLMQTEAMDLVFDDGRVVGLIAKGPNGEIVTLSSDLVVAADGRGSRLRERAGFKPIDRGAPMDVLWFRLPRNPTDTIETQGRFEAGRILIMLNRGDYWQCAFVIAKGGNDLIRHAGIDDFRSRVAPLLPFDAARLQAITSWDQVSLLTVKVDRLERWARPGLLCIGDAAHAMSPIGGVGVNLAVQDAVAAANILAKPLQTHSLIFDDLAQVQERRSFPTRVTQAMQLQIQNTIIQRALSERTTIQPPLVLRAILATPVLKQLPGRMIGLGVRPEHVSTEIRNANGGTVS is encoded by the coding sequence ATGGAACGGATGGAATGTGTGATCGGGGGGGGAGGGCCTGCTGGCCTGGTTCTCGGCGTACTTCTTGCGCGCGCAGGTGTCCGTGTCGCGGTGCTGGAAAAGCACGCCGATTTCCTGCGCGACTTCAGAGGCGATACCATCCACCCTTCCACCATGACCGTGATGGACGAACTAGGATGGCTGGATGAGTTCCTGAAACTGCCTCATCAAGCGGTCCCAGCGGTGTTCGCTCAATTCGGCGCCCAGCGCATCAAGCTTGCGGACTTTTCCGCGCTTCCCGTCAAAACGCCCTACATCGCGATGATGCCGCAATGGGATTTCCTGAACTTCCTCGCCAACAAGGGCCAAACCTACCCCAACTTTAGACTGCTGATGCAAACCGAGGCGATGGACCTCGTTTTTGACGACGGGCGCGTGGTCGGGCTGATCGCCAAAGGCCCCAACGGCGAGATTGTTACATTGTCGTCCGATCTCGTCGTTGCGGCGGACGGGCGGGGATCGCGACTACGGGAAAGAGCGGGCTTTAAGCCCATCGATCGCGGCGCGCCCATGGACGTTTTATGGTTCCGCCTCCCACGCAATCCAACCGATACGATAGAAACGCAGGGGCGCTTCGAAGCTGGCCGCATTCTCATCATGCTCAATCGCGGAGACTATTGGCAGTGCGCCTTCGTGATTGCGAAGGGTGGCAATGATCTCATCCGCCACGCGGGCATTGACGACTTTCGCTCGCGTGTGGCTCCGCTGCTTCCCTTCGATGCCGCGCGATTGCAGGCGATCACAAGTTGGGATCAGGTATCGCTATTGACCGTAAAGGTTGATCGGCTCGAACGATGGGCCCGACCCGGCTTGCTCTGCATCGGTGATGCCGCTCATGCCATGAGCCCCATTGGCGGCGTCGGAGTGAACCTTGCCGTTCAAGACGCCGTGGCAGCCGCCAACATTTTGGCAAAGCCTCTGCAAACGCATTCGTTGATCTTCGATGATTTGGCGCAAGTGCAAGAGCGGCGGAGCTTTCCAACGCGCGTGACGCAGGCAATGCAGCTTCAGATTCAGAACACAATTATCCAGAGAGCATTAAGCGAGCGAACGACAATTCAGCCACCGCTTGTCCTGCGCGCGATCCTGGCAACGCCTGTGTTGAAGCAGTTGCCTGGTAGAATGATTGGACTAGGCGTGCGCCCGGAGCACGTTTCGACGGAGATCAGAAACGCCAACGGCGGAACCGTCAGTTAA
- the hflX gene encoding GTPase HflX, translating to MKARRRAPEETRAPPSRALVLVPVFKSLRDRAGHHSPENRLAEARGLAEAIELSIVSCMLVPVTTPRPATLFGSGKVEELTGVIAEQQIGLVIVDHAISPVQQRNLEKAWNAKVIDRTGLILEIFGERARTREGVLQVELAHLTYQKGRLVRAWTHLERQRGGGGFLGGPGEAQIELDRRMLQDRIDAIRRELAEVVKTRELHRKGRRKVPYPIVAIVGYTNAGKSTLFNKVTGAGVLAMDQVFATLDPTMREVRLPSGRRIILSDTVGFISDLPTMLVAAFRATLEEVVEADLVLHVRDIAHEETDAQARDVERVLGELGIDTVSADGNILEVWNKIDMLPAERFGELRREAIRHDLKPVLVSAQTGAGLDALLAAIDARLGHADEFLEFTVPGHEGALIAWLYETSDVLDRQSTPEGDLALRVRLPSEKKDRIIARLRKAGVIV from the coding sequence TTGAAGGCCCGCCGCCGTGCGCCTGAAGAGACACGCGCGCCGCCTTCGCGCGCGCTCGTGCTCGTGCCTGTATTCAAGAGCCTGCGCGATAGAGCAGGGCACCATTCGCCCGAGAACCGTCTTGCTGAAGCGCGCGGTCTCGCAGAGGCGATCGAGCTTTCCATTGTCTCGTGCATGCTTGTCCCGGTCACCACACCACGGCCGGCAACGCTTTTTGGCTCAGGCAAGGTTGAGGAGCTAACGGGCGTCATTGCCGAACAGCAGATCGGACTCGTCATCGTCGATCACGCTATTTCGCCCGTACAGCAGCGCAATCTTGAGAAGGCTTGGAATGCCAAGGTCATAGACCGAACCGGTCTGATCCTAGAAATCTTCGGCGAACGCGCACGCACCCGCGAGGGCGTACTGCAAGTCGAGCTGGCGCATCTCACCTATCAAAAAGGCCGGCTCGTGCGGGCCTGGACCCACTTGGAGCGCCAGCGCGGCGGTGGCGGATTTCTTGGTGGTCCCGGTGAGGCTCAGATCGAGCTTGACCGTCGTATGCTTCAAGATCGCATCGATGCCATTCGCCGTGAGCTTGCAGAGGTGGTCAAGACACGTGAACTCCACCGCAAGGGCCGGCGTAAAGTACCTTATCCGATCGTCGCCATCGTCGGGTACACCAACGCAGGCAAGTCGACGCTGTTCAATAAGGTGACGGGCGCGGGCGTGCTGGCAATGGATCAAGTGTTCGCCACCCTAGACCCCACCATGCGTGAAGTCCGGCTGCCCAGTGGGCGCAGGATTATCCTGTCCGACACGGTCGGATTCATTTCGGACCTGCCGACCATGCTGGTCGCGGCCTTCCGCGCAACCTTGGAAGAGGTGGTCGAGGCCGACCTTGTGCTGCACGTGCGCGACATCGCCCATGAGGAGACCGACGCTCAGGCGCGAGACGTAGAAAGGGTGCTCGGCGAACTCGGCATCGACACCGTCTCAGCCGACGGCAACATTCTTGAGGTCTGGAACAAGATCGACATGTTACCTGCGGAGCGCTTTGGAGAGCTGCGCCGTGAAGCAATCCGCCACGACCTGAAGCCCGTGCTCGTGTCCGCCCAAACGGGAGCCGGACTCGATGCCCTGTTGGCCGCGATCGACGCACGGTTGGGGCATGCCGATGAATTTTTGGAGTTCACGGTTCCCGGGCACGAAGGAGCCCTCATCGCTTGGCTTTACGAGACCAGCGATGTGCTTGACCGGCAATCAACACCCGAGGGTGATCTAGCGCTGCGCGTCCGACTTCCATCTGAGAAAAAAGACCGGATCATCGCCCGGCTGCGCAAGGCTGGTGTTATAGTCTGA
- the hfq gene encoding RNA chaperone Hfq: MAERAQNLQDTFLNYVRKNKTPLTIFLVNGVKLQGIVSWFDNFCVLLRRDGHSQLVYKHAISTIMPGGPVNLNDQDGEGLGG, translated from the coding sequence ATGGCCGAACGCGCTCAAAACCTTCAGGATACGTTCCTCAACTATGTCCGCAAGAACAAGACCCCGCTGACCATCTTTCTCGTCAACGGAGTAAAGCTGCAAGGCATCGTCAGCTGGTTCGATAATTTTTGTGTCCTGTTACGCCGCGATGGGCATTCTCAGCTCGTCTATAAGCACGCGATTTCCACGATCATGCCGGGTGGTCCAGTGAATCTGAATGACCAGGACGGTGAAGGTCTTGGTGGGTGA
- a CDS encoding D-amino-acid transaminase, with product MSRVVYVNGRYRPYAEAAVHAEDRGFQFADAVYEVVEVSCGQLVDARRHLERLERSLREIGMRMPMSHAALRQIIGETVRRNRVRDGIVYIQVTRGAGPRDFALPNADVPQSVIVLARRQVRALTEAQAEQGISVISMRDPRWARSDIKTVMLLPAVLAKNEAKRQGAKEVWFTDENGLVTEGASSNAWIVTGSGKIVTRGLDNRILPGITRASAMDTARHLGLEFEQRPFALNEAYEATEAFITSATNTVMPVVRIDGRSIGLGKPGNVARQLRHAFHHVAEIAPP from the coding sequence ATGAGCCGCGTCGTCTACGTCAACGGCCGCTATCGACCCTATGCCGAGGCCGCAGTGCATGCGGAGGATCGCGGATTTCAATTCGCCGACGCCGTCTATGAGGTGGTGGAGGTATCGTGCGGTCAGCTTGTTGACGCGCGCCGTCACCTTGAGCGGCTGGAGCGCTCCTTGCGCGAAATCGGCATGAGGATGCCGATGTCTCACGCAGCCCTACGCCAAATCATCGGCGAAACGGTACGCCGCAATCGGGTGCGGGACGGCATCGTGTACATCCAGGTGACGCGGGGAGCTGGTCCGCGAGACTTTGCACTGCCCAATGCCGACGTCCCTCAAAGTGTCATCGTGCTCGCACGGCGACAGGTAAGGGCGCTGACGGAGGCACAGGCCGAGCAGGGCATCAGCGTGATTTCCATGCGCGATCCTCGCTGGGCACGCTCCGACATCAAAACGGTCATGCTGTTGCCTGCCGTGTTGGCAAAGAACGAAGCCAAGCGTCAGGGTGCCAAGGAAGTCTGGTTCACAGACGAGAACGGTCTGGTGACGGAGGGCGCCTCAAGCAACGCCTGGATCGTGACGGGCTCAGGCAAGATTGTGACACGCGGCCTCGATAACCGGATCTTGCCCGGCATTACCCGTGCCTCCGCGATGGATACCGCACGACACCTGGGCTTGGAGTTCGAACAGCGGCCGTTCGCGTTGAACGAGGCCTATGAGGCAACCGAAGCATTCATAACTTCTGCGACCAATACGGTTATGCCGGTGGTGCGAATAGACGGTCGGTCAATCGGATTGGGAAAACCCGGCAACGTTGCGCGACAATTACGCCACGCATTTCATCATGTTGCTGAAATCGCACCCCCCTAA
- a CDS encoding sigma-54 dependent transcriptional regulator, with protein MAADILIVDDEADIRDLIAGILEDEGHRTRLARDSDEALKAIEDRRPHLVILDIWLQGSRLDGLEVLSVMKRAYPDLPVVIISGHGNIETAVTAIKRGAYDYIEKPFKSDRLVLVTLRALEASQLKREVKELKERSVVSADMIGKSPAINQLKNQIERVAPTNSRILIRGSSGTGKELAARVIHQKSHRADGPFVVLNAAAMAPDRVEEELFGTEDRTGGPRKVGALEEAHTGTLYIDEVADMPMETQGKVLRVLVEQKFTRLGGAQKVAVDTRIVSSTSRDIEREIDEGRFREDLFHRLNVVPLRVPSLAERREDIPELIHYFVGQVAQASGLAPRQIGEDAVAVLQAHDWPGNVRELRNNIERLMILAGGEPGAVITADMLPEEIGSNVPLPVNGGAEHLMSLPLREAREIFEREYLIAQINRFGGNISRTAEFVGMERSALHRKLRALGVSSDQRGGNAA; from the coding sequence ATGGCAGCAGACATTCTCATCGTTGATGATGAGGCAGACATCCGCGATCTGATCGCAGGCATTCTCGAAGATGAAGGCCATCGTACACGGCTGGCGCGCGACAGCGACGAAGCGCTCAAGGCCATCGAGGACCGTCGGCCGCACCTTGTCATTCTCGACATCTGGTTGCAGGGCAGCCGTCTCGACGGATTGGAAGTGCTGAGCGTTATGAAGCGCGCCTATCCCGATTTGCCGGTCGTCATCATCTCCGGCCACGGCAACATCGAGACCGCCGTCACCGCCATCAAGCGCGGCGCCTACGATTATATCGAAAAGCCCTTCAAGTCTGATCGCCTGGTGCTCGTCACCCTGCGCGCGCTCGAAGCAAGCCAGTTGAAACGCGAGGTCAAGGAGCTGAAGGAACGCTCGGTCGTTTCCGCAGACATGATCGGCAAGTCCCCGGCCATCAACCAGCTCAAGAACCAGATCGAACGCGTTGCGCCCACCAACTCCCGCATATTGATCCGTGGGTCTTCGGGTACCGGCAAGGAACTCGCAGCGCGCGTGATCCATCAAAAGTCGCACCGCGCCGACGGGCCCTTCGTGGTGTTGAATGCCGCAGCCATGGCGCCCGATCGGGTCGAAGAGGAACTGTTTGGCACCGAGGATCGCACCGGTGGGCCGCGCAAGGTTGGCGCCCTGGAGGAGGCACACACCGGTACGCTCTATATCGACGAAGTCGCCGACATGCCGATGGAGACGCAAGGCAAGGTGCTGCGCGTTCTGGTCGAGCAGAAGTTCACCCGTCTGGGCGGCGCGCAGAAGGTCGCCGTCGACACGCGCATCGTCTCTTCCACCAGCCGCGATATCGAACGAGAGATAGACGAGGGACGTTTCCGCGAGGACCTCTTCCACCGGCTCAATGTTGTGCCGCTTCGCGTGCCGAGCCTTGCGGAGCGCCGCGAGGACATTCCCGAACTTATTCATTACTTCGTCGGCCAGGTGGCTCAAGCTTCAGGTCTTGCGCCTCGCCAAATCGGAGAGGATGCGGTTGCAGTGCTTCAGGCCCACGACTGGCCGGGCAACGTGCGCGAGCTGCGTAATAACATCGAGCGTCTCATGATCCTGGCTGGGGGAGAACCCGGAGCGGTCATCACCGCCGACATGCTGCCTGAGGAAATCGGGTCGAACGTGCCGCTGCCCGTTAATGGCGGTGCGGAACACTTGATGAGCTTGCCCCTGCGGGAAGCGCGCGAAATTTTCGAGCGTGAATATCTGATCGCCCAGATCAACCGCTTCGGCGGCAACATCTCGCGCACAGCCGAGTTCGTCGGCATGGAACGGTCAGCACTCCATCGCAAGCTGCGCGCGCTGGGTGTGTCATCCGATCAGCGCGGCGGCAACGCCGCGTAA
- a CDS encoding PAS domain-containing sensor histidine kinase, protein MGEGNSSRVPPHSGLGPNTSPASRAIIEEEWGPLNPSEKTSLVGLVIVILSMISALLSYLILTGLTTIAPRNEVVWAALATNVVLILAMLAVIARQAIGLSHAWRKRIPGARLQTRIVGLFSIVAALPALLLAVAATTTFSRSLDGWFSTRTRAIVENSRDVAKAYVEEHGKIIRTDVVNMKRDVDGAADDLKDDPDAFQKFLIGQAGLRDLPAAYIIDAEGVPVVMAIEDPKLPYIVPPLSDIQQAEAGQVPLLMPESDYRVAAIAKLDKLPGRYLYVVRSISPKVISHLQRTEQNADEYNRLRKSRSGLKIAHGLIYFTISTTALLAAIWAGMWFAGRFVAPIRRLIAGAQEVTRGNLDIALPEKRGEGDLRRLSETFNHMTRELKAQQHELVSANTQLSERRNFIEAVLSGVSAGVIGLDSAGNITLLSRSAEHLLNLTGTDVIGKPLSEILPEFAAVLSERDESGLKSKGQLEVKREVGDDERTLAVKITRERAGEGDVGSVVTFDDITELVQAQRTSAWADVARRIAHEIKNPLTPIQLSAERLRNKFGKQVNDNRELFEQLTQTIERQTGQIKSMVDEFASFARMPAPQMTDGDLRHAVQEPVILFRESNKDIDFKLSLPDTPVNTRFDTRLISQAMTNLVKNATEAIEGYGPQQGRPDDYRGEIEVRMAQEGERISIEVIDNGIGLPKQNRSRLLEPYVTTRAKGTGLGLAIVQKIIEQHGGTLSLEDAPLNETRTRGAMLRVVLPVKGAPPSEARNGSGGAALAELSAAQTA, encoded by the coding sequence ATGGGCGAAGGCAATAGTTCGCGCGTCCCGCCGCACAGCGGTCTCGGCCCGAACACGTCGCCGGCCTCCCGCGCGATCATCGAGGAAGAGTGGGGTCCCCTCAATCCGTCTGAGAAGACCTCGCTGGTTGGACTTGTCATCGTCATCTTGTCGATGATCTCAGCCCTCCTCAGCTATTTGATCCTTACCGGACTAACCACGATCGCGCCACGCAACGAGGTCGTGTGGGCAGCGCTTGCGACCAACGTTGTGCTCATTCTTGCGATGCTCGCGGTGATTGCGCGTCAGGCCATCGGGCTCTCACATGCTTGGCGCAAGCGTATTCCCGGCGCGCGATTGCAAACCCGCATCGTGGGCTTGTTCTCGATCGTAGCTGCTTTGCCCGCGCTTCTGCTTGCGGTCGCAGCGACCACCACCTTCTCGCGCTCGCTGGACGGTTGGTTTTCGACCCGCACTCGCGCCATCGTGGAGAACTCTCGCGACGTGGCCAAAGCCTACGTCGAAGAGCATGGCAAGATCATCCGCACTGACGTCGTGAACATGAAACGCGACGTCGACGGCGCCGCCGACGACCTCAAGGACGATCCGGACGCATTCCAGAAGTTTCTGATCGGACAGGCCGGTCTGCGCGATCTGCCCGCAGCCTACATCATCGACGCTGAAGGCGTGCCGGTGGTGATGGCAATCGAAGACCCGAAACTCCCCTACATCGTTCCGCCGTTGAGCGACATACAACAGGCGGAAGCGGGACAAGTTCCGCTGTTGATGCCTGAATCCGATTATCGAGTCGCGGCAATAGCAAAACTCGACAAACTTCCAGGGCGCTACCTTTATGTCGTGCGCTCAATCTCGCCCAAGGTGATTTCGCATCTCCAGCGCACGGAGCAGAACGCTGACGAATACAACCGTCTCCGCAAGTCGCGCAGCGGCCTGAAGATTGCGCACGGGCTGATTTACTTCACCATATCCACGACCGCGCTCCTTGCGGCAATCTGGGCCGGCATGTGGTTTGCTGGGCGCTTCGTGGCGCCTATCCGCCGATTGATTGCAGGCGCACAGGAAGTGACACGTGGCAACCTTGACATCGCCCTGCCGGAGAAACGTGGCGAGGGCGATCTGCGCAGGCTGTCGGAAACCTTCAACCACATGACGCGCGAGCTTAAAGCTCAACAGCACGAACTTGTGTCAGCCAATACCCAGTTATCGGAGCGGCGAAACTTTATCGAAGCCGTGCTGTCGGGCGTCTCGGCCGGGGTGATCGGTCTCGACAGCGCAGGCAACATCACCCTGTTGAGCCGATCTGCGGAGCATCTGCTCAATTTGACGGGAACTGATGTCATCGGCAAACCGCTGTCGGAAATACTTCCTGAGTTCGCCGCTGTGCTGTCCGAACGCGACGAGAGTGGGCTGAAATCGAAGGGGCAGCTCGAGGTGAAGCGCGAAGTGGGCGACGACGAGCGTACATTAGCAGTCAAGATCACGCGCGAACGTGCCGGTGAAGGAGACGTGGGCTCGGTCGTAACGTTCGACGATATCACAGAGCTAGTGCAAGCCCAGCGCACTAGCGCTTGGGCCGACGTTGCACGCCGCATCGCGCACGAGATCAAGAACCCGCTTACCCCAATACAGTTATCGGCTGAGCGGCTGCGCAACAAGTTCGGCAAGCAGGTGAACGACAATCGCGAACTGTTTGAACAGTTGACGCAAACGATCGAGCGCCAAACCGGTCAGATCAAGAGCATGGTTGACGAGTTCGCCTCGTTTGCGCGGATGCCGGCGCCGCAAATGACGGACGGTGACTTGAGGCATGCAGTGCAAGAACCCGTCATCTTGTTCCGGGAAAGCAATAAGGACATCGATTTCAAGTTGTCCTTGCCCGACACTCCCGTCAATACGCGCTTCGACACCCGGCTCATTTCACAAGCGATGACGAACCTTGTTAAGAACGCAACCGAGGCGATCGAGGGCTATGGCCCACAACAGGGACGGCCTGATGACTATCGCGGCGAGATCGAAGTGCGTATGGCGCAAGAAGGCGAGCGGATTTCCATCGAAGTGATCGACAACGGCATCGGTTTGCCCAAGCAGAACCGGTCGCGGCTTCTGGAACCCTACGTTACGACGCGCGCGAAGGGGACGGGCCTGGGCCTCGCCATCGTCCAGAAGATCATTGAACAACACGGGGGAACGCTATCCTTAGAGGATGCGCCCTTGAACGAGACGCGCACGCGCGGCGCAATGCTGCGCGTGGTGCTGCCGGTGAAGGGCGCTCCCCCCTCGGAAGCCCGTAACGGATCAGGTGGAGCAGCGCTCGCCGAATTAAGCGCCGCTCAAACCGCCTAG